Proteins from a single region of Budorcas taxicolor isolate Tak-1 chromosome 7, Takin1.1, whole genome shotgun sequence:
- the EVI5L gene encoding EVI5-like protein isoform X2 — MASPTLSPDSSSQEALSAPTCSPTSDSENLSPDELELLAKLEEQNRLLEADSKSMRSMNGSRRNSGSSLVSSSSASSNLSHLEEDTWILWGRIANEWEEWRRRKEKLLKELIRKGIPHHFRAIVWQLLCSATDMPVKNQYSELLKMSSPCEKLIRRDIARTYPEHEFFKGQDSLGQEVLFNVMKAYSLVDREVGYCQGSAFIVGLLLMQMPEEEAFCVFVRLMQEYRLRELFKPSMAELGLCIYQFEYMLQEQLPDLNTHFRSQSFHTSMYASSWFLTLFLTTFPLPVATRVFDIFMYEGLEIIFRVGLALLQVNQTELMQLDMEGMSQYFQRVIPHQFDSCPDKLILKAYQVKYNPKKMKRLEKEYAAMKSKEMEEQIEIKRLRTENRLLKQRIETLEKESAALADRLIQGQVTRAQEAEENYVIKRELAVVRQQCSSAAEDLQKAQSTIRQLQEQQDNPRLTEDFVAHLETELEQSRLRETETLGALREMQDKVLDMEKRNSSLPDENNVARLQEELKALKVREGEAVASARELKLQLQELSDTWQAHLSRGGRWKESPRKLVLGELQDELMSVRLREAQALAEGRELRQRVVELETQDHIHRNLLNRVEAERAALQEKLQYLAAQNKGLQTQLSESRRKQAEAECKSKEEVMAVRLREADSMAAVAEMRQRIAELEIQREEGRIQGQLNHSDSSQYIRELKDQIEELKAEVRLLKGPPPFEDPLAFDGLGLARHLDEDSLPSSDEELLGVGVGVGVGAALQDALYPLSPRDARFFRRLERPAKDSEGSSDSDADELAAPYSQGLDN, encoded by the exons ATGGCGAGCCCCACTCTGAGCCCCGACTCCTCATCCCAGGAGGCCCTGTCAGCCCCAACCTGCTCCCCCACCTCTGACTCCGAGAACCTCAGCCCCGATGAGTTGGAGCTGCTGGCCAAGCTTGAAGAGCAGAACCG gCTACTGGAGGCCGACTCCAAGTCCATGCGCTCCATGAATGGCTCCCGGCGGAACAGCGGCTCCTCGCTGGTGTCCAGCTCCTCAGCCTCCTCCAACCTGAGccacctggaggaggacacgtGGATTCTGTGGGGCCGGATCGCCAACGAGTGGGAGGAGTGGCGACGCCGGAAGGAGAAGCTGCTGAAG GAGCTGATCCGCAAGGGCATCCCACACCACTTCCGGGCCATCGTCTGGCAGCTCCTGTGCAGTGCCACAGACATGCCGGTTAAGAACCAGTACTCAGAGCTGCTCAAGATGTCGTCCCCCTGCGAGAAGCTCATCCGCAGGGACATCGCCCGCACCTACCCAGAGCACGAGTTCTTCAAGGGCCAGGACAGCCTAGGCCAGGAGGTCCTCTTCAATGTCATGAAG GCCTACTCGCTGGTGGACCGGGAGGTGGGCTACTGCCAGGGCAGCGCCTTCATCGTGGGCCTGCTGCTCATGCAG ATGCCTGAGGAGGAGGCCTTCTGTGTGTTCGTGCGGCTGATGCAGGAGTACCGCCTACGGGAGCTCTTCAAGCCCAGCATGGCCGAGCTGGGGCTCTGCATCTACCAGTTTGAATACATGTTACAG GAGCAGCTCCCGGACCTGAACACACACTTCCGCTCCCAGAGCTTCCACACGTCCATGTATGCCTCGTCCTGGTTTCTCACACTCTTCCTCACCACCTTCCCACTGCCTGTCGCCACCCGTGTCTTTGACATCTTCATGTACGAG GGCCTGGAGATCATCTTCCGGGTGGGCCTCGCCCTGCTGCAGGTGAACCAGACGGAGCTGATGCAGCTGGACATGGAGGGGATGTCCCAG TACTTCCAGAGGGTGATCCCCCATCAGTTCGACAGCTGTCCAGATAAGCTGATCCTCAAGGCTTACCAGGTCAAGTACAACCCCAAGAAGATGAAGAG GCTGGAGAAGGAGTATGCGGCCATGAAGAGCAAGGAGATGGAGGAGCAGATTGAGATCAAG AGGCTTCGGACGGAGAACCGGCTCCTGAAGCAGCGGATCgagaccctggagaag GAGAGCGCTGCTCTGGCTGATAGGTTAATACAG GGGCAGGTGACGCGCGcacaggaggcagaggagaacTACGTCATCAAGCGGGAACTGGCTGTGGTGCGGCAGCAGTGCAGCTCGGCGGCCGAAGACCTGCAGAAGGCGCAGAGCACCATCCGGCAGCTGCAGGAGCAGCAG GATAACCCGCGCCTCACCGAAGACTTTGTGGCCCACCTGGAGACGGAGCTGGAGCAGTCACGGCTTCGGGAGACCGAGACCCTGGGGGCACTTCGGGAGATGCAGGACAAGGTTCTGGACATGGAAAAG AGGAACAGCTCGCTGCCCGACGAGAACAACGTGGCTCGGCTTCAGGAGGAGCTGAAGGCGCTCAAGGTTCGGGAGGGTGAGGCGGTGGCCTCGGCGCGGGAGCTGAAGCTGCAGCTGCAGGAGCTCTCGGACACCTGGCAG GCCCACCTGTCCCGCGGTGGCCGCTGGAAGGAGTCCCCGCGGAAGTTGGTCCTGGGCGAGCTGCAGGACGAGCTGATGAGCGTGCGGCTGCGCGAGGCGCAGGCGCTGGCCGAGGGTCGAGAGCTGCGGCAGCGCGTGGTGGAGCTCGAGACGCAG GACCACATCCACCGCAACCTGCTGAACCGTGTGGAGGCTGAGCGCGCGGCGCTGCAAGAGAAGCTGCAGTACCTGGCGGCGCAGAACAAGGGGCTGCAGACGCAGCTCAGTGAGAGCCGCCGCAAGCAGGCGGAGGCCGAGTGCAAG agcAAGGAGGAGGTGATGGCCGTGCGCCTGCGGGAGGCGGACAGCATGGCGGCGGTGGCCGAGATGCGGCAGCGCATCGCGGAGCTGGAGATCCAG AGAGAGGAGGGCCGCATCCAGGGCCAGCTGAACCACTCGGACTCGTCGCAGTACATCCGCGAGCTCAAGGATCAGATCGAGGAGCTGAAGGCCGAG GTGCGGCTGCTGAAGGGTCCGCCGCCCTTTGAGGACCCGCTGGCCTTCGACGGGCTGGGCCTGGCTCGGCACCTGGACGAGGACTCGCTGCCGTCGTCCGACGAGGAGCTGCTGGGCGTGGGCGTGGGCGTGGGCGTGGGCGCCGCGCTGCAGGATGCGCTCTACCCGCTGTCCCCGCGCGACGCGCGCTTCTTCCGCCGGCTGGAGCGGCCGGCCAAGGACAGTGAGGGCAGCTCCGACAGCGACGCCGATGAGCTGGCTGCGCCCTACAGCCAGGGCCTGGACAACTGA
- the EVI5L gene encoding EVI5-like protein isoform X1, which yields MASPTLSPDSSSQEALSAPTCSPTSDSENLSPDELELLAKLEEQNRLLEADSKSMRSMNGSRRNSGSSLVSSSSASSNLSHLEEDTWILWGRIANEWEEWRRRKEKLLKELIRKGIPHHFRAIVWQLLCSATDMPVKNQYSELLKMSSPCEKLIRRDIARTYPEHEFFKGQDSLGQEVLFNVMKAYSLVDREVGYCQGSAFIVGLLLMQMPEEEAFCVFVRLMQEYRLRELFKPSMAELGLCIYQFEYMLQEQLPDLNTHFRSQSFHTSMYASSWFLTLFLTTFPLPVATRVFDIFMYEGLEIIFRVGLALLQVNQTELMQLDMEGMSQYFQRVIPHQFDSCPDKLILKAYQVKYNPKKMKRLEKEYAAMKSKEMEEQIEIKRLRTENRLLKQRIETLEKESAALADRLIQGQVTRAQEAEENYVIKRELAVVRQQCSSAAEDLQKAQSTIRQLQEQQPSACPQDNPRLTEDFVAHLETELEQSRLRETETLGALREMQDKVLDMEKRNSSLPDENNVARLQEELKALKVREGEAVASARELKLQLQELSDTWQAHLSRGGRWKESPRKLVLGELQDELMSVRLREAQALAEGRELRQRVVELETQDHIHRNLLNRVEAERAALQEKLQYLAAQNKGLQTQLSESRRKQAEAECKSKEEVMAVRLREADSMAAVAEMRQRIAELEIQREEGRIQGQLNHSDSSQYIRELKDQIEELKAEVRLLKGPPPFEDPLAFDGLGLARHLDEDSLPSSDEELLGVGVGVGVGAALQDALYPLSPRDARFFRRLERPAKDSEGSSDSDADELAAPYSQGLDN from the exons ATGGCGAGCCCCACTCTGAGCCCCGACTCCTCATCCCAGGAGGCCCTGTCAGCCCCAACCTGCTCCCCCACCTCTGACTCCGAGAACCTCAGCCCCGATGAGTTGGAGCTGCTGGCCAAGCTTGAAGAGCAGAACCG gCTACTGGAGGCCGACTCCAAGTCCATGCGCTCCATGAATGGCTCCCGGCGGAACAGCGGCTCCTCGCTGGTGTCCAGCTCCTCAGCCTCCTCCAACCTGAGccacctggaggaggacacgtGGATTCTGTGGGGCCGGATCGCCAACGAGTGGGAGGAGTGGCGACGCCGGAAGGAGAAGCTGCTGAAG GAGCTGATCCGCAAGGGCATCCCACACCACTTCCGGGCCATCGTCTGGCAGCTCCTGTGCAGTGCCACAGACATGCCGGTTAAGAACCAGTACTCAGAGCTGCTCAAGATGTCGTCCCCCTGCGAGAAGCTCATCCGCAGGGACATCGCCCGCACCTACCCAGAGCACGAGTTCTTCAAGGGCCAGGACAGCCTAGGCCAGGAGGTCCTCTTCAATGTCATGAAG GCCTACTCGCTGGTGGACCGGGAGGTGGGCTACTGCCAGGGCAGCGCCTTCATCGTGGGCCTGCTGCTCATGCAG ATGCCTGAGGAGGAGGCCTTCTGTGTGTTCGTGCGGCTGATGCAGGAGTACCGCCTACGGGAGCTCTTCAAGCCCAGCATGGCCGAGCTGGGGCTCTGCATCTACCAGTTTGAATACATGTTACAG GAGCAGCTCCCGGACCTGAACACACACTTCCGCTCCCAGAGCTTCCACACGTCCATGTATGCCTCGTCCTGGTTTCTCACACTCTTCCTCACCACCTTCCCACTGCCTGTCGCCACCCGTGTCTTTGACATCTTCATGTACGAG GGCCTGGAGATCATCTTCCGGGTGGGCCTCGCCCTGCTGCAGGTGAACCAGACGGAGCTGATGCAGCTGGACATGGAGGGGATGTCCCAG TACTTCCAGAGGGTGATCCCCCATCAGTTCGACAGCTGTCCAGATAAGCTGATCCTCAAGGCTTACCAGGTCAAGTACAACCCCAAGAAGATGAAGAG GCTGGAGAAGGAGTATGCGGCCATGAAGAGCAAGGAGATGGAGGAGCAGATTGAGATCAAG AGGCTTCGGACGGAGAACCGGCTCCTGAAGCAGCGGATCgagaccctggagaag GAGAGCGCTGCTCTGGCTGATAGGTTAATACAG GGGCAGGTGACGCGCGcacaggaggcagaggagaacTACGTCATCAAGCGGGAACTGGCTGTGGTGCGGCAGCAGTGCAGCTCGGCGGCCGAAGACCTGCAGAAGGCGCAGAGCACCATCCGGCAGCTGCAGGAGCAGCAG CCCTCTGCCTGCCCCCAGGATAACCCGCGCCTCACCGAAGACTTTGTGGCCCACCTGGAGACGGAGCTGGAGCAGTCACGGCTTCGGGAGACCGAGACCCTGGGGGCACTTCGGGAGATGCAGGACAAGGTTCTGGACATGGAAAAG AGGAACAGCTCGCTGCCCGACGAGAACAACGTGGCTCGGCTTCAGGAGGAGCTGAAGGCGCTCAAGGTTCGGGAGGGTGAGGCGGTGGCCTCGGCGCGGGAGCTGAAGCTGCAGCTGCAGGAGCTCTCGGACACCTGGCAG GCCCACCTGTCCCGCGGTGGCCGCTGGAAGGAGTCCCCGCGGAAGTTGGTCCTGGGCGAGCTGCAGGACGAGCTGATGAGCGTGCGGCTGCGCGAGGCGCAGGCGCTGGCCGAGGGTCGAGAGCTGCGGCAGCGCGTGGTGGAGCTCGAGACGCAG GACCACATCCACCGCAACCTGCTGAACCGTGTGGAGGCTGAGCGCGCGGCGCTGCAAGAGAAGCTGCAGTACCTGGCGGCGCAGAACAAGGGGCTGCAGACGCAGCTCAGTGAGAGCCGCCGCAAGCAGGCGGAGGCCGAGTGCAAG agcAAGGAGGAGGTGATGGCCGTGCGCCTGCGGGAGGCGGACAGCATGGCGGCGGTGGCCGAGATGCGGCAGCGCATCGCGGAGCTGGAGATCCAG AGAGAGGAGGGCCGCATCCAGGGCCAGCTGAACCACTCGGACTCGTCGCAGTACATCCGCGAGCTCAAGGATCAGATCGAGGAGCTGAAGGCCGAG GTGCGGCTGCTGAAGGGTCCGCCGCCCTTTGAGGACCCGCTGGCCTTCGACGGGCTGGGCCTGGCTCGGCACCTGGACGAGGACTCGCTGCCGTCGTCCGACGAGGAGCTGCTGGGCGTGGGCGTGGGCGTGGGCGTGGGCGCCGCGCTGCAGGATGCGCTCTACCCGCTGTCCCCGCGCGACGCGCGCTTCTTCCGCCGGCTGGAGCGGCCGGCCAAGGACAGTGAGGGCAGCTCCGACAGCGACGCCGATGAGCTGGCTGCGCCCTACAGCCAGGGCCTGGACAACTGA
- the EVI5L gene encoding EVI5-like protein isoform X4 gives MASPTLSPDSSSQEALSAPTCSPTSDSENLSPDELELLAKLEEQNRLLEADSKSMRSMNGSRRNSGSSLVSSSSASSNLSHLEEDTWILWGRIANEWEEWRRRKEKLLKELIRKGIPHHFRAIVWQLLCSATDMPVKNQYSELLKMSSPCEKLIRRDIARTYPEHEFFKGQDSLGQEVLFNVMKAYSLVDREVGYCQGSAFIVGLLLMQMPEEEAFCVFVRLMQEYRLRELFKPSMAELGLCIYQFEYMLQEQLPDLNTHFRSQSFHTSMYASSWFLTLFLTTFPLPVATRVFDIFMYEGLEIIFRVGLALLQVNQTELMQLDMEGMSQYFQRVIPHQFDSCPDKLILKAYQVKYNPKKMKRLEKEYAAMKSKEMEEQIEIKRLRTENRLLKQRIETLEKGQVTRAQEAEENYVIKRELAVVRQQCSSAAEDLQKAQSTIRQLQEQQDNPRLTEDFVAHLETELEQSRLRETETLGALREMQDKVLDMEKRNSSLPDENNVARLQEELKALKVREGEAVASARELKLQLQELSDTWQAHLSRGGRWKESPRKLVLGELQDELMSVRLREAQALAEGRELRQRVVELETQDHIHRNLLNRVEAERAALQEKLQYLAAQNKGLQTQLSESRRKQAEAECKSKEEVMAVRLREADSMAAVAEMRQRIAELEIQREEGRIQGQLNHSDSSQYIRELKDQIEELKAEVRLLKGPPPFEDPLAFDGLGLARHLDEDSLPSSDEELLGVGVGVGVGAALQDALYPLSPRDARFFRRLERPAKDSEGSSDSDADELAAPYSQGLDN, from the exons ATGGCGAGCCCCACTCTGAGCCCCGACTCCTCATCCCAGGAGGCCCTGTCAGCCCCAACCTGCTCCCCCACCTCTGACTCCGAGAACCTCAGCCCCGATGAGTTGGAGCTGCTGGCCAAGCTTGAAGAGCAGAACCG gCTACTGGAGGCCGACTCCAAGTCCATGCGCTCCATGAATGGCTCCCGGCGGAACAGCGGCTCCTCGCTGGTGTCCAGCTCCTCAGCCTCCTCCAACCTGAGccacctggaggaggacacgtGGATTCTGTGGGGCCGGATCGCCAACGAGTGGGAGGAGTGGCGACGCCGGAAGGAGAAGCTGCTGAAG GAGCTGATCCGCAAGGGCATCCCACACCACTTCCGGGCCATCGTCTGGCAGCTCCTGTGCAGTGCCACAGACATGCCGGTTAAGAACCAGTACTCAGAGCTGCTCAAGATGTCGTCCCCCTGCGAGAAGCTCATCCGCAGGGACATCGCCCGCACCTACCCAGAGCACGAGTTCTTCAAGGGCCAGGACAGCCTAGGCCAGGAGGTCCTCTTCAATGTCATGAAG GCCTACTCGCTGGTGGACCGGGAGGTGGGCTACTGCCAGGGCAGCGCCTTCATCGTGGGCCTGCTGCTCATGCAG ATGCCTGAGGAGGAGGCCTTCTGTGTGTTCGTGCGGCTGATGCAGGAGTACCGCCTACGGGAGCTCTTCAAGCCCAGCATGGCCGAGCTGGGGCTCTGCATCTACCAGTTTGAATACATGTTACAG GAGCAGCTCCCGGACCTGAACACACACTTCCGCTCCCAGAGCTTCCACACGTCCATGTATGCCTCGTCCTGGTTTCTCACACTCTTCCTCACCACCTTCCCACTGCCTGTCGCCACCCGTGTCTTTGACATCTTCATGTACGAG GGCCTGGAGATCATCTTCCGGGTGGGCCTCGCCCTGCTGCAGGTGAACCAGACGGAGCTGATGCAGCTGGACATGGAGGGGATGTCCCAG TACTTCCAGAGGGTGATCCCCCATCAGTTCGACAGCTGTCCAGATAAGCTGATCCTCAAGGCTTACCAGGTCAAGTACAACCCCAAGAAGATGAAGAG GCTGGAGAAGGAGTATGCGGCCATGAAGAGCAAGGAGATGGAGGAGCAGATTGAGATCAAG AGGCTTCGGACGGAGAACCGGCTCCTGAAGCAGCGGATCgagaccctggagaag GGGCAGGTGACGCGCGcacaggaggcagaggagaacTACGTCATCAAGCGGGAACTGGCTGTGGTGCGGCAGCAGTGCAGCTCGGCGGCCGAAGACCTGCAGAAGGCGCAGAGCACCATCCGGCAGCTGCAGGAGCAGCAG GATAACCCGCGCCTCACCGAAGACTTTGTGGCCCACCTGGAGACGGAGCTGGAGCAGTCACGGCTTCGGGAGACCGAGACCCTGGGGGCACTTCGGGAGATGCAGGACAAGGTTCTGGACATGGAAAAG AGGAACAGCTCGCTGCCCGACGAGAACAACGTGGCTCGGCTTCAGGAGGAGCTGAAGGCGCTCAAGGTTCGGGAGGGTGAGGCGGTGGCCTCGGCGCGGGAGCTGAAGCTGCAGCTGCAGGAGCTCTCGGACACCTGGCAG GCCCACCTGTCCCGCGGTGGCCGCTGGAAGGAGTCCCCGCGGAAGTTGGTCCTGGGCGAGCTGCAGGACGAGCTGATGAGCGTGCGGCTGCGCGAGGCGCAGGCGCTGGCCGAGGGTCGAGAGCTGCGGCAGCGCGTGGTGGAGCTCGAGACGCAG GACCACATCCACCGCAACCTGCTGAACCGTGTGGAGGCTGAGCGCGCGGCGCTGCAAGAGAAGCTGCAGTACCTGGCGGCGCAGAACAAGGGGCTGCAGACGCAGCTCAGTGAGAGCCGCCGCAAGCAGGCGGAGGCCGAGTGCAAG agcAAGGAGGAGGTGATGGCCGTGCGCCTGCGGGAGGCGGACAGCATGGCGGCGGTGGCCGAGATGCGGCAGCGCATCGCGGAGCTGGAGATCCAG AGAGAGGAGGGCCGCATCCAGGGCCAGCTGAACCACTCGGACTCGTCGCAGTACATCCGCGAGCTCAAGGATCAGATCGAGGAGCTGAAGGCCGAG GTGCGGCTGCTGAAGGGTCCGCCGCCCTTTGAGGACCCGCTGGCCTTCGACGGGCTGGGCCTGGCTCGGCACCTGGACGAGGACTCGCTGCCGTCGTCCGACGAGGAGCTGCTGGGCGTGGGCGTGGGCGTGGGCGTGGGCGCCGCGCTGCAGGATGCGCTCTACCCGCTGTCCCCGCGCGACGCGCGCTTCTTCCGCCGGCTGGAGCGGCCGGCCAAGGACAGTGAGGGCAGCTCCGACAGCGACGCCGATGAGCTGGCTGCGCCCTACAGCCAGGGCCTGGACAACTGA
- the EVI5L gene encoding EVI5-like protein isoform X3, which translates to MASPTLSPDSSSQEALSAPTCSPTSDSENLSPDELELLAKLEEQNRLLEADSKSMRSMNGSRRNSGSSLVSSSSASSNLSHLEEDTWILWGRIANEWEEWRRRKEKLLKELIRKGIPHHFRAIVWQLLCSATDMPVKNQYSELLKMSSPCEKLIRRDIARTYPEHEFFKGQDSLGQEVLFNVMKAYSLVDREVGYCQGSAFIVGLLLMQMPEEEAFCVFVRLMQEYRLRELFKPSMAELGLCIYQFEYMLQEQLPDLNTHFRSQSFHTSMYASSWFLTLFLTTFPLPVATRVFDIFMYEGLEIIFRVGLALLQVNQTELMQLDMEGMSQYFQRVIPHQFDSCPDKLILKAYQVKYNPKKMKRLEKEYAAMKSKEMEEQIEIKRLRTENRLLKQRIETLEKGQVTRAQEAEENYVIKRELAVVRQQCSSAAEDLQKAQSTIRQLQEQQPSACPQDNPRLTEDFVAHLETELEQSRLRETETLGALREMQDKVLDMEKRNSSLPDENNVARLQEELKALKVREGEAVASARELKLQLQELSDTWQAHLSRGGRWKESPRKLVLGELQDELMSVRLREAQALAEGRELRQRVVELETQDHIHRNLLNRVEAERAALQEKLQYLAAQNKGLQTQLSESRRKQAEAECKSKEEVMAVRLREADSMAAVAEMRQRIAELEIQREEGRIQGQLNHSDSSQYIRELKDQIEELKAEVRLLKGPPPFEDPLAFDGLGLARHLDEDSLPSSDEELLGVGVGVGVGAALQDALYPLSPRDARFFRRLERPAKDSEGSSDSDADELAAPYSQGLDN; encoded by the exons ATGGCGAGCCCCACTCTGAGCCCCGACTCCTCATCCCAGGAGGCCCTGTCAGCCCCAACCTGCTCCCCCACCTCTGACTCCGAGAACCTCAGCCCCGATGAGTTGGAGCTGCTGGCCAAGCTTGAAGAGCAGAACCG gCTACTGGAGGCCGACTCCAAGTCCATGCGCTCCATGAATGGCTCCCGGCGGAACAGCGGCTCCTCGCTGGTGTCCAGCTCCTCAGCCTCCTCCAACCTGAGccacctggaggaggacacgtGGATTCTGTGGGGCCGGATCGCCAACGAGTGGGAGGAGTGGCGACGCCGGAAGGAGAAGCTGCTGAAG GAGCTGATCCGCAAGGGCATCCCACACCACTTCCGGGCCATCGTCTGGCAGCTCCTGTGCAGTGCCACAGACATGCCGGTTAAGAACCAGTACTCAGAGCTGCTCAAGATGTCGTCCCCCTGCGAGAAGCTCATCCGCAGGGACATCGCCCGCACCTACCCAGAGCACGAGTTCTTCAAGGGCCAGGACAGCCTAGGCCAGGAGGTCCTCTTCAATGTCATGAAG GCCTACTCGCTGGTGGACCGGGAGGTGGGCTACTGCCAGGGCAGCGCCTTCATCGTGGGCCTGCTGCTCATGCAG ATGCCTGAGGAGGAGGCCTTCTGTGTGTTCGTGCGGCTGATGCAGGAGTACCGCCTACGGGAGCTCTTCAAGCCCAGCATGGCCGAGCTGGGGCTCTGCATCTACCAGTTTGAATACATGTTACAG GAGCAGCTCCCGGACCTGAACACACACTTCCGCTCCCAGAGCTTCCACACGTCCATGTATGCCTCGTCCTGGTTTCTCACACTCTTCCTCACCACCTTCCCACTGCCTGTCGCCACCCGTGTCTTTGACATCTTCATGTACGAG GGCCTGGAGATCATCTTCCGGGTGGGCCTCGCCCTGCTGCAGGTGAACCAGACGGAGCTGATGCAGCTGGACATGGAGGGGATGTCCCAG TACTTCCAGAGGGTGATCCCCCATCAGTTCGACAGCTGTCCAGATAAGCTGATCCTCAAGGCTTACCAGGTCAAGTACAACCCCAAGAAGATGAAGAG GCTGGAGAAGGAGTATGCGGCCATGAAGAGCAAGGAGATGGAGGAGCAGATTGAGATCAAG AGGCTTCGGACGGAGAACCGGCTCCTGAAGCAGCGGATCgagaccctggagaag GGGCAGGTGACGCGCGcacaggaggcagaggagaacTACGTCATCAAGCGGGAACTGGCTGTGGTGCGGCAGCAGTGCAGCTCGGCGGCCGAAGACCTGCAGAAGGCGCAGAGCACCATCCGGCAGCTGCAGGAGCAGCAG CCCTCTGCCTGCCCCCAGGATAACCCGCGCCTCACCGAAGACTTTGTGGCCCACCTGGAGACGGAGCTGGAGCAGTCACGGCTTCGGGAGACCGAGACCCTGGGGGCACTTCGGGAGATGCAGGACAAGGTTCTGGACATGGAAAAG AGGAACAGCTCGCTGCCCGACGAGAACAACGTGGCTCGGCTTCAGGAGGAGCTGAAGGCGCTCAAGGTTCGGGAGGGTGAGGCGGTGGCCTCGGCGCGGGAGCTGAAGCTGCAGCTGCAGGAGCTCTCGGACACCTGGCAG GCCCACCTGTCCCGCGGTGGCCGCTGGAAGGAGTCCCCGCGGAAGTTGGTCCTGGGCGAGCTGCAGGACGAGCTGATGAGCGTGCGGCTGCGCGAGGCGCAGGCGCTGGCCGAGGGTCGAGAGCTGCGGCAGCGCGTGGTGGAGCTCGAGACGCAG GACCACATCCACCGCAACCTGCTGAACCGTGTGGAGGCTGAGCGCGCGGCGCTGCAAGAGAAGCTGCAGTACCTGGCGGCGCAGAACAAGGGGCTGCAGACGCAGCTCAGTGAGAGCCGCCGCAAGCAGGCGGAGGCCGAGTGCAAG agcAAGGAGGAGGTGATGGCCGTGCGCCTGCGGGAGGCGGACAGCATGGCGGCGGTGGCCGAGATGCGGCAGCGCATCGCGGAGCTGGAGATCCAG AGAGAGGAGGGCCGCATCCAGGGCCAGCTGAACCACTCGGACTCGTCGCAGTACATCCGCGAGCTCAAGGATCAGATCGAGGAGCTGAAGGCCGAG GTGCGGCTGCTGAAGGGTCCGCCGCCCTTTGAGGACCCGCTGGCCTTCGACGGGCTGGGCCTGGCTCGGCACCTGGACGAGGACTCGCTGCCGTCGTCCGACGAGGAGCTGCTGGGCGTGGGCGTGGGCGTGGGCGTGGGCGCCGCGCTGCAGGATGCGCTCTACCCGCTGTCCCCGCGCGACGCGCGCTTCTTCCGCCGGCTGGAGCGGCCGGCCAAGGACAGTGAGGGCAGCTCCGACAGCGACGCCGATGAGCTGGCTGCGCCCTACAGCCAGGGCCTGGACAACTGA